GGGCAAAATAAAGTCTGTGTGTCCAAATGTACCCTAACTACACACTATGTTAGTCCTGTGCAGCGCGAGGCACGTGGCAACGTTGCGGACGGGGTGGGGGAAGCTGATGCTACTGGCCCTCCTCCTCGCGCAGGAACTGGAACACGGAGGAGAAGTCTTTATTGGCGTAACCGCGCGCACACATCATACGGTAGATCTGGTGGGCTAAGGAGCCGAGAGGGACAGGAGTTCTCGTGTTGGTGGCTGTGTTCTGTGCCAGGCCCAAGTCCTTATTATtataaaagaaagaaggaaatgcAAGCATACATTAGAAAAACCAACAGGACTTAAAATTTCATccagaaaacaaaaccacaagCTGTAACACACACCACAGTGTGTTCTGTCTGAGAGCACCTCAGCTCAGACTGGATTATTTCATGTGCTTTTTTAGGAGTAAATCACACTAAATTCCTAGTAGAATTTTGATCAAATTAGAGCAGACATATTAAAGTAGAAAATCTGCTACGCTCCAAACTAATTTCTACACTCTAAAAAAATACAGCTGGATTACAAATAACCCGGTCTGGATTATTTTGGTAACTGTGTGGACACACTGATTAAGTCAAAGGTTGTTTTAACACAGCAGGGCTGAGTTTTGGGTTGGACCCAACCTGTTAGGTAAGGTTTTCACACAATGGCTACAAAATAACCAATGTGTAGAATTAGGAATATCAAAACTTGtgtaaagaattaaaaaaataaaaccaggaGTAATTACAAATTATCATAGATAAATTTTCATTCAATTTCTGATTTAAGAAAAACCATCACAAAAAGGCATCATGTACGACTGCTTGTTGCCCCCCCCCCGCCTCACATTTGTGAATGCGTGGTTTATAAACTGACCTTAGCCATCAGCTGCGTGCCAAAACCTCCCAGGTAGTTGTTTGCAGACGGGACTCCCTCCATGACTCCTGGCACGGGGTTATAGGTGTCACTTGACCAACAGCGGCCTGAACTCATGTTTAATATTTTGGCCAAAAGTTTGGGATCTAGTCCAAGTCTGCGGATGAAGAAAATCATTTGCTTCAAGGATTATATTTCAGATACTTATGATTATACTTTAAAatccatttaaatgtttttgtttaacctGATCCCCAAATTCATTGTCTCCGAAGTCCCGATCATTCCTATGGCTAAAAGCATGTTGTTACAAATCTTTGCAGCCTGTAATCAGATGAGCACATAAAAGCATTTAGAAACCCAAACACTGTTTATTGGTGTTTATGCAAAAATATTGTTATTCAATAACTATCATATAATTTACATGTTTATCTTATTAAAAACTTGTTTTGACAACAGGAAAACTTCCTGAAATTGGACCAGTACTGGGAATGTAATCACACCTGTCCCGTTCCAACCTGACCACAGTAAACCACATTGGCTCCCATGCAGCTGAGAAGCTCTTTGGCTGCAGTAAATTCCTCCTCCGCTCCTCCGACCATGAACGTCAGCTTACCTGAGCTGGCAGCGCCTACACCtagagaagaaaaataaagcatgTTTTCACACATTGCTGTGACAATAAAACCACATCTCATTAGCCAAAATAAAACTGGTATACAAAAAGGACGATATGAATGAGGTAAAAGCCTAAATGCTAATAAAAACTTTTAAGGATCAGTAGTTCCAACTCTGGTCTGTTTAGAATTATACaagactttgtttttttaatgtaattcattcaacttttatatttcataaaaccccaaaacaaatcaaagtaGTTCATAGAGCAATTTTTATCCCTTTCTTTATGTCTGTAATTGTTCAGACTAATTTGATGCAACTTAATTTAATACCCAGCTGAAGAGCCATATCCAACAATTCTggtaataaaaggaaaatatcaataacagaaaaaaacagaaaaacaaaccaggcaaaaaatgttttaaagaatacaCGGACAATCTTAACATTTAGCCGTAACACAAACCACAGTGTGTTCTGTCTGAGACCAGCTCAGCAGTTTACTGGATTATTTCAAGTGCTTTTGCAGagcaaattcaattaaattcttaACAGACTTCTAAGTAAAGTAGACATATTAAGGTGAAAAATCTGTCTACGCACCCACCAAACAAGTGTTTCACTTTTATGCTAAAGAAATTTCTACATTAACATTTAGTGAGTTttttttagaatgaaataatcctTCATAAAACAAAAGCGACACAAAAAGGTGAAGGCTGGTAGAAGATTCTTACAATTTAACCTTGAGCAAAATTAACACAATTTCACTTGGTTAAAGCAATAATTTTaaacatacctttaaaaatgtatcagaTGAAAGTAtcgcttttattttaaaaacagtaataCTACAACTACGATTACagtgctgctaaaataataatcGCATACTGCTAATCATtatattatttgtattatttgtcaaaaaaaactTGTCATAGCTATTCGGATTTGGAAGCAAAGATACACATTGATGCATAAGTTGAAGCTAAAGGTTGTAACGGCTTGtcttaaacattttccaaaccTCCTAGAAAAAAATAGTAACTAATTTCATTGGGATGCCGGCTGCAAGTAAATGTGCAGAATAGTagttttttctgctctttttctCAGTATAAAGTAAGTTTGCTGGGTTATGAAGTTAACTCTTTATTGGATACGCAGACATCTAAACTCTGGTATCTTGTTGCTAGTTTATTTTGTATACAGCAGTGAATTATAAAGACGACTCTGTAAATATTAACAGTCGTATCACACGCAAACacccagtttattttttatagaaGAGGAAAGTTCATAGAAATTCCTTCCATCTGGTCAATAtatacagctgactgacagctgaCAAGCAGCAAGTGGGGGAGAAGAAGCACTATTCATCTTTCCATGAAACTACAGAAAAGTCAGCAATGCATTTAAAAACGTTTACAAAGCAGTTTAAAAGGCAGGAACAGTATTCTGCAAAATGTTCATGGTTTTGAAACACTTTTCTAAAAGGTTAGCATGCCATTAAAAGGAGAGATCAACCGATGTCTTCTTACAATCCATTTGTATATTTGGGGAATAACTGaacattttatgtatttatgtatgctCACatgtggaacaataaaacccTGGCCTCTGTCATACTGACGcttgaaaagaaaatctgactTTGTCTGTTCTCACAATGCTTTTAGCCTTCATTtagatgtagcaacagctgtttctggttcaggtTCACACAGGGTTAAAATCCTGACACCATACAATAACCAGGTGCAAAACATATGGGTGCCAAGGATTTAGCCAACACAGTCTTATAATTAATCCTTACGTTTACAGGAAGCCAGTGGAGAAGTGCCAAGATAGGTGTTAAATGTTTCCCCTTCCCTAATCTTCTCACAAAGACTGCTCGAAGCATTTTGCATTAATGGCCAGAAACAATGAGCTAAGTGTTGAAGAAGGCAGCCCAGATGCAAAGAAAAGGATCTGCAGATTTAGATTCTATCCTCAACATctataattaaaaagaaaaacaagaaacaccAGAATCTACAAATGAGTTAAGATGTCTGCAAATGTGAGAGTTTAACCAATAACAGAACAATTTATGAAGAGGCTTGGGATATTTCAAACTGTCAAACCTAGCATGTATTAAACACAGTAAAAAATACTTCTGATACAAGAGAAACTACAATTAATTAGAATAAATTAGATTACTGGTGTTATGGATTTCCACAGGATCAATTCTAATGATTTTACTCTAAAATCAGTAAGTTTAGGGCCCAAATTATCAATGAGTCACATAAAAACAGTGAGGAAACAAGGTAGTGTTAGCTTAGCATGTCAGCAAACTGCTCCACATGAAAACATCAGCAGTCTGAGCAAAACCCGAAGTTATTGAAGAGTGTAGCTCTCTTTGTCAAGTCAGATATATCTTTAGAAAAGAAAGattaaataacatgttttaGGTGAAGTGTAGTCAGAACATTATAGTAGCTTTCTAAGCAAGCTTTGAGTGACATAACTCCATGTTTGAGTgacgtaaaactctgtttgggACGAATAGACAAACATATGGCACTGATTTTAAATAACTTCTCTGTGATAAATTTTAATTGAGTCTGATTGGTACTagggacaaaaacaaaatcatagaAGCGTCTCGGCTTTAAATACACATAACAATTAGCCTTAAAAGAATCGCAGAGAAGATTGCGTTTCTGGGAATGGGCAATCATGCAATCTTTATTTTACCTTGTTTTCCTAAAAGGAATTAACagtacaggaaaaaaaaaaaataaggcaaCGGCAGCACTTGAAAAGGCAGACTCTATGATGTTATAAAGGTAGCAGTTGTTCCCCTGTAAAAAGCTAGATCTCCTGTTTAATGCAGAAGAAGCACAGCCTTGTGATTGATGGGACTATCAAAGTTTGGTTTGCAGACGTTAAATTGCTGCTGCAGCCCAGAGAAGTTCAAGGCAGAAACAGGAAAACCCTAATCCGTGTgcacaatcatggggaaaaaTGCATATAAATCTTTATTAAACTCTTAGAGTCTTACCATAAAACTCGACCAACCTGAAAGAAAGGGACTGACTCAGGCAATTCAATATTTAAGATTTCATTCTGAAGAAATGGACACTGTACCCTGGACCAGACACACTCTCTTTGGGTAAAATATCCACACTGTCAACGAATATTCCTTGATAAAACACTTGTCTCATGTAGTGATATAAATGCTAGATGGAGCCTCTCATTTGGTGAACTGAGAAGTAGAGAAGTTATAATGGAGCCATGGAAAACTGCCAAACTCTTTGGAGGCCTTTTCAAATGGATAGCCTAGTCCCATATATTTCATtggttaaaatttttttttaagcaaacaTTGAACATGCCGGTCTCTATCAAAGATACACTAATGGtaatggcctgaacttgtatatGGCTTCATCAAGTTCCCAGAGACGCTAAattgctttacactacaatcagtcattcacccattcacacaaacatttacacactgacagtggtaagctacaatgtagccacagctgccctggggtaCACTGACaaaagtgaggctgccatacacaggcatACCAGGCCCTCTTACCACTATCAGCAAGAAAGgaaggtgaagtgtcttgcccagggacacaacgactgagacagacagagcgggggttcgaatcggcaacccaccggttacaggacgaactccTACCACCTCACAGCAGCTtgtaatgtaaaagaaaataccGTTATCTTTTTTCCTATCCTCGGTCTTCATCATTTCAGAACATAGCAACTGCAAATTGTAGATAACGCaggtaaaataagtatttaacaCATGATCAATTTCCAAAAGGTGCAATACAAAAATTCTCACTAGATGTCATTAACAATCCAATGAGTCAATTAAGTTATGTGCAatctctgttgagccatccattcccgtagctctcagcagtcatgactttatgggattcttccaaaataaatttattctattaaaaagaaagtctttgacatactcccgaagatgattacttcatcctcagcaagtgagacaacattggaaataactgtagaacctgatttgtgtttggactgttttgatcctgtggagcttcctgagttatcagaaatattagcttcatctaaaccttcaacttgtatattagacccaatcccaaccaaattatttaaggaagtgttccctctgattaccagccccattatagatatgattaatgtatccttagtaaatggatatgtaccacaagcttttaaggtagctgtaattaaacctttgcttaagaaacctttgcttgatcgagataacttaataaattacagatctatatccaatcttccattcttatctaaaattcttgagaaaatagttgctaatcaaatgtgttagcatttacacagcaatgacctgtttcaGTCAGGCATCCAAGCTCATCATAG
This genomic stretch from Girardinichthys multiradiatus isolate DD_20200921_A chromosome 3, DD_fGirMul_XY1, whole genome shotgun sequence harbors:
- the hibadhb gene encoding 3-hydroxyisobutyrate dehydrogenase b; amino-acid sequence: MAAVLRGSVCLVGRCRKHVDFACVFTRSMASKTQVGFVGLGNMGNPMAKNLLKHGYPVIATDVFPESCKEIQELGAQIVDNPAEVADKADRIITMLPSSPNVIDVYTGPNGILKKVKKGSLLIDSSTIDPAVSKEMAGAAENLGAVFMDAPVSGGVGAASSGKLTFMVGGAEEEFTAAKELLSCMGANVVYCGQVGTGQAAKICNNMLLAIGMIGTSETMNLGIRLGLDPKLLAKILNMSSGRCWSSDTYNPVPGVMEGVPSANNYLGGFGTQLMAKDLGLAQNTATNTRTPVPLGSLAHQIYRMMCARGYANKDFSSVFQFLREEEGQ